A window of Strigops habroptila isolate Jane chromosome 5, bStrHab1.2.pri, whole genome shotgun sequence genomic DNA:
ttactATATTTCATTCCCTTGAGCATTCCTCATTGGACCCAGGTGGCCCTAGTTAAGGTCAGGCTTCTTTAAGGCTGGACTGACCAATAGAGGTTTAGCAAATAATAACCTGAAACAGCTGCCTTCTCTTGGTTCTGCCACCTTAATCTAATTTTCCTAGTTACCACACTGTCATCATTCCTTGCTATGAAGTTCACTATGCAAATAAAGGAAACTAATAAACCTTCTGTTTGCAATACAGTAACTGCCACACCTTaatacttgcttttatttatgtgtgtctgtatgtgtaAGCATAAATGATACAAACCACGCATGGAATACAATTCTGGCATGTTCACAAAAAAGTCACATCTAAGGAATTCTACTTACTCTAAGTATGAATAGTTACCTTTTAGAAATCACAGGCAACCTAGAGTTTAAGAGTGAATAACAATCCTTCGAGCTCCATAAACTGCAAGCAGAAATGGAGTTTGGACCCCCAAGGGCAACAAATCTccactgcatttttttgttttgttccttttcatttaacattttattgCCATTCTCTAATCCCTGAAACTAGCCCCATGCCAACCATAGTTCAGTGAGGTCAGAAACCTACACACAGAAGTAGCTGAGCCTGTTTATTAGCACCAGCTCTTCAATATTGTGTTCCCTTAGCCGTTTCCACTGAAGCTGCAGTAGCTCTCCAACCCTAAGCTATAGCTCCCAACTACCCCTTCAATCCAGCTCTGGAATAGCCCCATATGGACTCTGAGGTagcagtaaaataaagcaacaaatCTTCATTGGCAGTAGCCTGCCCCTCAGTTTGATTGCAGGTTAACTGtcactctgctgctgtccttgtACATCTTGGAACCCGAAGTTTAACTGAGTACCCCTGGGTTACAAAGACACCTGTGCAGAACTGGCAAGTGCAGAAAAGGGCTATGTGGTACAATTACACTGTCTCCAGCAAAGCTTTTAGTGCTAAAAACAGGGTAACTTGCCATGGAAAGCTCATCCACCCAAGACCACCCTGTGGCTTGCTGACagaaactgaggggaaaaaaaagtaaatcagaaCAAGTGCCTGGGCTAAACTTACTGCAAGGTTAGGTGTGTTTCTAATTACAGAGCCTCCCTAATCAGACCTAACGGAGGATTTAAGCAGAATATGACCTGTGCCAGTTTAGGTCATGAGGCTGTATTTCTGCCTATGTGTTACGTTTATGACTAGGTTACCCAAGGTATGTTAATAGACTTCACGTTGGAAACAAGTTCTAACTTCACAGTAACGTAAAGAAGCTAACCTGCTCCCCGGCTCAAGTCTGGTTTCGTTCAGTACGGAACCGTAAACCCGGTCAGGCTTTCCACCTCGACCGACCACACTCCCCGCCGCAGCGGGCATCCCTTCAGCGGGCCCTAAGAACACGTTTTAATCCGAACAAGCACTTCGCAAGGGAAGGGGGCCGACTCACAGCTGCTTCGCCCTCGCAGCACGGGCACCGACCCCCGCCGCAAGCCCGAAGGACCCCATGGCGGCAACACCACTCGTCCCTGCCCGACATGGCGTCTCGACCTCACGCCACAGCGGACCGTTACCTCAGCGACGGCCGGCAGCTCCCAACACACCCTGCGCCTCCGGTCGCGACAAAGAGGACAGCTGAACCAATCAGCAGCGCGCTTCTTGCCAGGCGGGCAGAAGCGGTGCCCAGTTAGACAGCAGCTGTTGGGGAGGCGGGAAGACGTTGTGGGTTTGAAAGCTGATGGTTACGGCGGCTTCGGTGTTCCGCCGCCCGCCCTGGCCCCAGCCCGGGCCCAGCTCAGCTGTGCACCGCCGCGGCCGCTGCTGTCAACCTCTCGTCCGGCGGAGAAAGAGGGAAGGCCCGCGGGTGCACGGCGAAGGGGTGGGAGCGCCTCGGCGGGGGCGAGGCGCGGTGCTGCCGGACCCTGGGAGCGGCTGCCGGCAGCACGGCGCAGGGCCTTCTCTTGGCGCAGCGCTggtggagcagcaggagaaacGCAGGTCCCGCTGCTAACTGCTTACTGCGGTAACGGTAACAACACAAACAACCTACGGGAAGGTCTTAACAACCTGAAGGAATAAAATCAGCCCTGAAGGTTTGTCCTGTAACTGTAATCTGCTGCAATTGGCTTGGGTGTCTTGGCACTGTGTTCACTCACTGACATGTTTGTTGTAGCACGATGACCAATGTAAAAGTAGAAGATGGAATAACCTTCTTcgaaagagaaattaaagagtTTTGCACcgaattaaaaagcatttgtgtCACTGAACAAATCACTCAGACTCGAGCACTGAGAGATTCATGCAAGGAGTTTGTAAAAGCACTTACAGGTAAAAAGGCTCTATGTTCCTCCTACCTCTAAATTTTTCAAAGTTAATCATCAAACTTCTTCagataactgaaataattttccattgcAGAGAAATGGTCcaagaagctgaaagaaaggGACCTGATGATTGATAAAATTCAGGAGTATAGCAATGGTACAGTATGGTGTTTGATTTATTATGTCTAATATTTCTAAAGTTAACTTAATACAGCTGAATAATATGTTTAACTTCCCATTTTAAAAGGTAACAAACAACATGAGAATGAAGATAGAATTAAAAGCAAACGTATTTGGTTGGTTAGGGTACAGGATGTAAATTGCAAGTCAAAAGCAGTTTGTTGGAAAACTTCATTCATGatgcaaataaataaaggtCTGTTAAAAGTTTTCTGTATACTGGTCTTGgtgcttaaatatttaaaacaacaaagtaCCAGAACTTGCTGACTGCAATAGgcaaagtaaattaaattgCTCAGTCAAGTTAAATATTGTGAGGTTACTTATGCCTCTTCCATGTTAGTAATAGAGTACAGTCAGCCTATCAGTCTAGGATTAACTTCTCTGAACTTGTAGTTAAACTTGAGAATATCagataaaaataactgcaacTCCACTTTCAGTCTGTGTTTCCATTCCTCGCTTTCTGTCAAATTATTTGCCTGCATACAGGATCCACCATCCTCATGCTTTGAAGATGACTATAGTGCTGGCACCAGAAACGGACTGCATCTGATTGAAGTATCAGAGAAGCCCATTACTTAGTAGCTTCTCTTCTGAATaactttcagcttttatttgaTGCTCTTAGTATAATTATGCTAACTTCACTCTTCATCTGAGGTAGCATGCATTTAACTGGGTTTTACTCAAATAAGTAATCTCAAACTATACAGATGAGTATTAAATAGCAGGGACCTAAATTAATCAACTGTATAAGTTCGTATTACTTGCCTCCTTTCAGAGATGCTCCAGCAGAGCCAATGCATATCAGAAAATCAAGAGCACTTGACAGAAATAAACTCTACCCTTAatcaagaaaagcagcaaaagaaggaCTTGACTGACAGCATCCAAGAGCTTAAAgaacagatgaagaaagaaagtaaGCAAGCAAAGGATGagtatattttcttaattagaGGAGGAGTTGTTTTCAACACTTGTTCTTGATGGGCTTTTCTACTgttccaaacattttttaatgtgcttgtTTCACCTTTACTTTGATATTTATGGTGGCTTTTAAAATTCTAGCAATAGCTTCTAAACCCAAAAGCACTAAGGAGAGAGAGGAACAACTATGCAAGTTGAAAGCATTCTTTGAAGAGAGGCTTGGACTGGAGATATGCAGAACTCACAGTAAGTTTCCatagaagagaaggctgcgtgaagacctcatagcagccttccagtatctgaagggggcctataaggatgctggggagggactcttccttagggactgcagtggtaggacaaggggtaatggcttcaaacttaaacaggggaagttcaggttaggtataatgaagaagttctttactgtgagggtggtgaggcactggaacaggttgcccaaagaagttgtgaatgctccatccctggcgatgttcaagggccaggctggacagagccttgggcgatatGGTCTAGTgcaaagtgtccctgcccatggcaggggggttggaactagatgatcttaaggtcctttccagccctaactattctatgattttatgtgcAGTGATACAAAATGGTTAATGTTGGATTGTGCAGTGAAGAACATCCTAGCTTTGACAACTGAAGAGTTGTCTTAGTCCAGGTATTACCACTGTCTCTCAAATGGCAAAATACAGGATACTAAAATGCATTTGTCTTTCAAAGAGACAAGGGTTGCTTAACTTGGAAGTgttctaaaaatattaattgaaaCTGTATCTTcacattatgatttttttagtCATCATTGTGACTCTCCAGCAGAGGTTAATGGTGGTGTTTGTACTTGCTTTAGATGAACAATTACAGTTTATATTCAGACACATTGACCATAAAGATCCCGACAAACCATATGTGTGTACCTTTTCCATAAATGAACAAGGAGATTATGAAGGTATGTGAATTTTAATTACTTAAGCAGAATCTGCTGCCcctaattggaaaaaaaaaaaggggggtgggcGAGGGGAATGAAGTGCCATTTAGTTGTAACCTTTATCTTCCAATTTGAGTGATAAAATTTAGcaatagtaatatttttttaaaatgaagcttctCTTGTTAATGTATATGAAAATACAACTGCTTCACTCCCCTCCAATTGTGGAGTTGCTGTTTGTGTCAAacaaagcaggagagagaagagatgCACAGGGAAACAGATGTGTCAGTTTGTAGTCTGttgcttctttcctttatgCTAAAGTGAGTGTTTATGCTGACAGGCATAGTTCAAGTTGTTTGAGAAGCCTAGAAGGCAGGAGAAACTAGGTTCCCCACTACTGAGGGGAGCCCTGACAGCTGTCTGACATAGGAGAAAGATTAAAACTTGAAATCCACCATTCCCCCTCTGTAAGCAGGCCTTTCAGCTCTTCAAGCTGTTTTTGCAACATGGATCTTACTTCGGTTAGGAAGAACAGTAGCAGTAATTTCAGTACTGTGCTGAGTAGCTTCTAGATGAATGTTACTGTTGCTTTGCTATGCCTATGGACTGAATagatttctgtttttattaattcaAGTCTAAACTGTGCTGAAGTTAAAAGTTTATCACATGCTGGGCTACACCAGTTTTCAATgtgcctgcctgcagagcaaCAAAAATGTTCAGGAATGCGTTTCAATTTTTGAGCAGGCTACAGATTACTGGGAATTGCTGTAACAATTCaagcaggagcacagcactgaGCGGGAGgcttagaaatgaaaaaagaatttgagTGGTGTTTTAGGCCTTgtctgctgaaagaaaatgatttaatgggctaataaaaaagaatactGAAGGaagctaaaaatacaaagataaacTGCATTTCTATTCCATAGGTGTGGAAAAACACTTAAtataggtttggttttgttttgtttttttttttctttttgggtttttttttttttttttaatagtctaATCTCTTGGAAATTCATGTTGTTTTAGTGACTTCCTGTATTCCTCCTCTGGACTGCATAGAAGAGTTCCACCTCAAAGTGAGAGAAACTAacaatttttctgtgtttgttgcCAACATCAGAAAAGCTTTCATTGCTTTATCTTATAAACAGTCTACATAAAACAAGCTTATACCTCTCTAGCTGTACAGcactcttttcttttcttcccctattGTGAA
This region includes:
- the SPC25 gene encoding kinetochore protein Spc25, giving the protein MTNVKVEDGITFFEREIKEFCTELKSICVTEQITQTRALRDSCKEFVKALTEKWSKKLKERDLMIDKIQEYSNEMLQQSQCISENQEHLTEINSTLNQEKQQKKDLTDSIQELKEQMKKETIASKPKSTKEREEQLCKLKAFFEERLGLEICRTHNEQLQFIFRHIDHKDPDKPYVCTFSINEQGDYEVTSCIPPLDCIEEFHLKVRETNNFSVFVANIRKAFIALSYKQST